The following are encoded together in the Chlorocebus sabaeus isolate Y175 chromosome 12, mChlSab1.0.hap1, whole genome shotgun sequence genome:
- the LOC140713059 gene encoding interferon alpha-14 — MALPFALMMALLVLSYKSSCSLGCNPSQTHSMNNRRTLMLMAQMRRISPFSCLKDRNDFEFPQEEFDGNQFQKAQAISVLHEMIQQIFNLFSTKDSSAAWDETLLDKFYIELFQQLNDLEACVIQEAGVEETPLMNEDSILAVKKYFQRITLYLMEKKYSPCAWEVVRAEIMRSLSFSTNLQKRLRRKD; from the coding sequence ATGGCATTGCCCTTTGCTTTAATGATGGCCCTGCTGGTGCTTAGCTACAAGTCAAGCTGCTCTCTGGGCTGTAATCCGTCTCAAACCCACAGCATGAATAACAGGAGGACTTTAATGCTCATGGCACAAATGAGGAGAATCTCTCCTTTTTCATGCCTGAAGGACAGAAATGACTTTGAATTTCCCCAGGAGGAGTTTGATGGCAACCAGTTCCAGAAGGCTCAAGCCATCTCTGTCCTCCATGAGATGATCCAGCAGATCTTCAATCTCTTCAGCACAAAGGACTCATCTGCTGCTTGGGATGAGACCCTCCTAGACAAATTCTACATTGAACTTTTCCAGCAACTGAATGACCTGGAAGCCTGTGTGAtacaggaggctggggtggaagagaCTCCACTGATGAATGAGGACTCCATCCTGGCTGTGAAGAAATACTTCCAAAGAATCACTCTCTATCTGATGGAGAAGAAATACAGcccttgtgcctgggaggttgtCAGAGCAGAAATCATGAGATCCCTCTCTTTTTCAACAAACTTGCAAAAAAGATTAAGGAGGAAGGATTGA